The Chryseobacterium suipulveris genome window below encodes:
- a CDS encoding universal stress protein — protein sequence MKRILIPTDFSENSKSGIKFGLKWAEKDDLHLVFINIYQPIRKLEWTKSEFEQNETAEIRRSKEELDRFILDVFESFGVTPKHYSTEIIEGLRADSSILEYCENNQDINYICISTRGAGGLKKMLGTNTGNLITQSKIPVIAVPQDYQGTNLETVLYASDLENYSSEINKVLNFARPLKLPVEVLHFSWPNEDHSKNDELNRDYEYGLTFSFPPHNVRHKLITNLQDQVSEKQPSVFIMFTNQEKSFWEKLITPSKTEQLSFNIEVPMMVFKKEKSA from the coding sequence ATGAAAAGAATATTGATCCCCACCGATTTTTCTGAAAACTCCAAATCAGGGATAAAGTTTGGCTTGAAATGGGCTGAAAAAGATGACCTTCATTTGGTTTTCATTAATATTTACCAACCCATCAGAAAGTTGGAATGGACCAAATCCGAGTTTGAGCAAAACGAAACTGCTGAAATCAGGAGGTCGAAAGAAGAGCTTGACCGGTTTATTTTAGATGTTTTTGAAAGTTTCGGCGTTACGCCAAAACATTACTCGACCGAAATCATCGAAGGTTTAAGGGCAGACTCCTCGATCCTGGAGTATTGCGAAAATAATCAGGATATTAACTATATCTGCATCAGTACGCGAGGTGCGGGTGGCTTGAAAAAAATGCTCGGTACAAACACCGGAAACCTCATCACACAATCCAAAATCCCCGTGATTGCCGTTCCACAGGATTATCAAGGCACAAATCTGGAAACTGTACTTTACGCTTCCGACCTTGAAAATTACAGTTCAGAAATCAATAAAGTGCTCAATTTTGCGAGACCTTTAAAACTTCCTGTAGAAGTTCTTCATTTTTCCTGGCCCAATGAGGATCATTCCAAAAATGATGAGTTAAACCGTGATTATGAGTATGGCTTGACTTTCAGTTTTCCGCCGCATAATGTCAGACATAAGCTGATCACCAACCTTCAGGATCAGGTTAGCGAAAAGCAGCCCTCCGTATTCATCATGTTTACCAACCAGGAGAAAAGTTTTTGGGAAAAGCTTATTACTCCGAGCAAAACCGAGCAGCTTTCCTTTAATATAGAAGTTCCGATGATGGTTTTTAAAAAAGAAAAAAGTGCATGA
- the nagB gene encoding glucosamine-6-phosphate deaminase: protein MKHIETIFENRNWSDNIRMKIYEEKDHGSAYVAQRLADLIISKQKIGAPAVLGLATGATPKGVYKELIRLHKDEGLSFRNVFTFNLDEYYPMLPTNEMSYATFMKKHLFEHIDIPAENTNIVDGSLSHHDIDNHCNLYEKKISDLGGIDIQLLGIGRSGHIGFNEPGSTANSVTRLVTLCDTTRKDAISDFDGLENVPVQAITMGVKTILDAKEIILIAWGNKKSDIMQKTLGEISAEVPASYLLTHPNVEIILDQDSASLCKIVTAL, encoded by the coding sequence ATGAAACACATCGAAACAATTTTTGAAAATCGCAACTGGTCAGATAATATCCGTATGAAAATATATGAAGAAAAAGACCACGGTTCAGCGTATGTAGCACAACGTTTGGCAGATTTGATCATAAGCAAACAGAAGATCGGCGCACCTGCCGTACTGGGACTTGCAACTGGAGCTACGCCAAAAGGTGTTTATAAAGAACTGATCCGCCTTCATAAAGACGAAGGGTTAAGTTTCAGAAATGTGTTTACGTTCAACCTCGACGAGTACTACCCGATGTTGCCTACCAATGAAATGAGTTATGCCACATTCATGAAAAAGCACCTTTTCGAGCATATCGACATACCTGCAGAAAACACGAATATTGTTGACGGCTCTCTGTCTCACCATGATATTGATAACCACTGCAACCTGTACGAAAAAAAAATTAGTGATTTGGGCGGCATCGATATTCAGCTACTGGGAATCGGCCGTTCCGGACATATTGGCTTCAACGAACCTGGATCGACAGCAAACTCCGTTACCCGATTGGTCACTTTATGCGACACTACAAGAAAAGACGCTATCTCGGATTTTGATGGACTTGAAAACGTTCCCGTTCAGGCAATCACGATGGGCGTAAAAACCATTTTGGATGCAAAAGAAATCATACTTATTGCGTGGGGAAACAAAAAGTCAGACATCATGCAAAAGACATTAGGTGAAATAAGCGCTGAAGTTCCCGCTTCCTATTTACTGACGCACCCCAACGTTGAAATTATTCTGGACCAGGATTCTGCTTCGCTGTGCAAGATCGTTACTGCGTTATGA
- a CDS encoding HipA domain-containing protein — translation MSKCLFCYQALKENEIDFHPKCSKKIFGTSTAPLLNYTLGDMETLAKEIIETSISVPGVQPKLSLGFIKEKLADGTKGRLTVLEALGGQYILKPQNTTFPEMPENEHLTMKLAELLGIPTVLSSLIRLKSGELSYITKRIDRTAKGEKIHMLDMFQITEAFDKYRSSIEKVGKAVIEHSSNTLLDVLRLYEVVIFSYITGNNDMHLKNFSLILKGDNWEFAPAYDLLNVQLHLPEDKEETALTIEGEKSRLTKSDFINLGVKFGLSEKQIDNIFQRFSKAEKKMLLLIDQSFLSEANRIKYKDLLIQRINLFK, via the coding sequence GTGAGTAAATGTTTGTTTTGTTATCAGGCTTTGAAAGAAAATGAAATTGACTTTCATCCCAAATGCAGTAAAAAAATCTTTGGTACTTCCACAGCGCCTTTGCTTAATTATACTTTAGGCGATATGGAAACCTTGGCAAAGGAAATCATTGAAACTTCTATTTCTGTACCGGGTGTTCAACCAAAATTATCTTTAGGCTTTATTAAGGAAAAATTAGCTGACGGAACAAAGGGCAGATTAACCGTTTTAGAAGCTTTAGGAGGTCAATATATTTTGAAACCTCAGAATACCACTTTCCCTGAAATGCCTGAGAATGAACATCTGACTATGAAGTTGGCAGAATTGTTAGGAATACCAACGGTATTGTCTTCATTGATAAGATTAAAATCGGGGGAGCTTTCTTACATTACGAAGAGAATAGACAGAACTGCAAAAGGAGAAAAAATTCATATGTTGGATATGTTCCAAATTACTGAAGCGTTTGACAAATACAGAAGTTCTATTGAAAAAGTAGGAAAAGCAGTTATTGAACATTCATCGAACACATTGCTTGATGTTTTAAGGCTTTATGAGGTAGTTATTTTTAGTTATATAACTGGAAATAATGATATGCATCTTAAGAATTTTTCGTTGATTTTAAAAGGTGATAATTGGGAATTTGCACCTGCTTATGATCTATTGAATGTTCAACTGCATCTGCCGGAAGATAAAGAAGAAACGGCTTTAACGATTGAAGGTGAAAAAAGTCGCCTAACGAAGTCCGATTTTATCAATTTAGGAGTAAAATTTGGATTATCGGAAAAACAAATTGATAACATATTTCAAAGATTTTCAAAAGCCGAAAAGAAAATGTTATTATTAATAGACCAATCTTTTTTGAGTGAAGCAAATAGAATTAAATATAAGGATTTGCTTATACAAAGAATTAATCTTTTTAAGTAA
- a CDS encoding HipA N-terminal domain-containing protein, whose protein sequence is MRQGKVFYNSIFAGVITETNDGEYTFSYDEGYIQKHPNQFLTFSMPVSDKVYREKRLFPFFEGLIPEGWLLDIASDNWKINKNDRMGLLLACCKNCIGSVSVEPFELSESE, encoded by the coding sequence ATGAGACAGGGAAAAGTTTTTTATAATTCTATATTTGCCGGAGTAATTACAGAAACCAATGACGGTGAATATACATTTTCTTATGACGAAGGTTATATTCAAAAACATCCTAATCAGTTTCTTACATTTTCTATGCCTGTTTCGGATAAAGTGTATCGGGAAAAAAGACTGTTTCCTTTTTTTGAAGGCTTAATTCCGGAAGGATGGCTTTTGGATATCGCTTCGGATAATTGGAAGATTAATAAAAATGATCGGATGGGATTATTATTAGCATGTTGTAAAAATTGCATTGGCTCTGTAAGTGTTGAACCTTTTGAATTATCTGAAAGTGAGTAA
- a CDS encoding helix-turn-helix domain-containing protein, with protein sequence MYPNLSNFVKQKRKEAQLTQEEFAERAGVALTVVRKIEQGKENLSMAKVNQVLLMFGSKLIPMKTKEIEE encoded by the coding sequence GTGTATCCTAATTTATCAAATTTTGTAAAGCAAAAGCGTAAAGAAGCTCAATTAACACAAGAAGAATTCGCTGAAAGAGCTGGTGTGGCGCTTACTGTTGTTCGAAAAATTGAACAGGGAAAAGAAAACTTGAGCATGGCAAAAGTAAATCAGGTTCTTTTGATGTTTGGCAGTAAATTAATTCCCATGAAGACTAAAGAAATAGAAGAATGA
- a CDS encoding helix-turn-helix transcriptional regulator, giving the protein MNLSLSLFIKEKRKQLKLTQPELAERAGVGLRFIREMEQGKKTLRLDKVNQVLALFGSEMGVVEKIEKRIE; this is encoded by the coding sequence ATGAATCTTTCATTATCACTCTTCATCAAAGAAAAACGGAAACAACTAAAACTTACTCAGCCCGAACTCGCGGAAAGAGCAGGAGTCGGTTTGCGCTTTATCCGGGAAATGGAACAGGGCAAAAAAACGCTTCGGCTGGATAAAGTAAATCAGGTTTTAGCATTGTTCGGAAGTGAAATGGGCGTGGTTGAAAAAATTGAAAAACGCATTGAGTAA
- a CDS encoding helix-turn-helix transcriptional regulator gives MKINRLKVVLAEKEKTNKWLAEHLGKSEVTVSRWVTNDNQPSMETLLEIAKLLDVDIKDLLNSSKVVL, from the coding sequence ATGAAAATTAACAGACTGAAAGTTGTTTTAGCAGAGAAAGAAAAAACCAATAAATGGCTGGCTGAACATCTTGGCAAAAGTGAGGTTACTGTTTCGCGGTGGGTGACGAATGATAATCAGCCGTCAATGGAAACTCTTTTAGAAATTGCAAAACTGCTGGATGTAGATATTAAAGATTTGTTGAATTCTTCGAAGGTAGTTTTATAA
- a CDS encoding DNA polymerase III subunit alpha: protein MFLNCHSYHSLRYGTISIEDLVENAAAMRIPALALTDINTITGIYEFYKLCKTHLIKPIVGVDIRVDNEQYYVALAKNPDGISEINRIITAFNCENIPLPKQHPNLENAFIIYPFKNAPETLSENEFVGIRPEEVNFLVQKKWKSLLHKMVVFQPVTFSTKQDYNLHRILRAIDRNTLVSKLDEKDICEKSEFLKPPFEVLKHYKNYPQIIENTERIIEQCHFEFDFSTPKNKKHFTESKESDEKLLRKLAYEGFKKRYSEDNGVAKKRVEKELKVIDELNFSGYFLITWDIVQYSNSRGFMHVGRGSGANSIVSYCLGITDICPIELDLYFERFLNLNRKSPPDFDIDWSWKERDEILTYIFEKYGKDHVAFCGTNVEFKYRSIFREVGKAFGLPKEELDVLAKNPMALHDDNKVVKQVQKYGMLLEKFPNQRSMHSCGILISEEPITTYTALEMPPKGFPIVQFDMHTAEEIGLEKFDILSQRGLGTIDEAVRLIKKNQGIEVDIRDTSISKDEKTANEYLSKGKTLGCFYIESPAMRGLLRRLKCDNYKTLVAASSIIRPGVAQSGMMREYIFRHNNPNQFDYFHPVFEEQLGETYGIMVYQEDVIKIALHYGGVSAEDGDILRRAMSGKSRSIKKLQEVKEHFFECAKKQGHPEKLSAEVYRQIESFAGYSFCKAHSASYAVESYQSLYLKVHFPIEFMVAAINNGGGFYRTEVYVHECRMNGGIIHNPCVNQSLFETTVYGKDVFLGLMHIEKLESRLAQFIPEERERNGEFTSLENFINRVPIGIETLQILIFVGAFRFTGKQKNELLIEARLIMMNFKPEHRFQSIFEEEPRKDYRLPKLQRNRFEDAFDEIEILGFPVSCSPFDLLQTKYRGPVMAKDLLKFHKKQVKMLAYLISRKHVPTKKGTMYFGTWIDAEGEYFDTAHFPDNLKEFPFQGGGCYLILGQVEVDFHFPTITVLKMAKMPFIPDPRYEFDKEKRYEVHRKINEDVSMTWRKPYPSEQEIGLPREKMKNI, encoded by the coding sequence ATGTTCCTCAACTGCCATTCCTACCACAGCCTGCGTTACGGAACCATATCTATTGAAGATTTGGTGGAAAACGCTGCCGCAATGCGTATTCCTGCATTGGCTTTGACGGACATTAACACGATTACGGGAATTTACGAGTTCTATAAACTTTGCAAAACGCATCTCATCAAACCGATTGTCGGCGTAGATATTCGTGTGGATAATGAGCAGTATTATGTGGCACTTGCGAAAAATCCTGATGGAATTTCGGAAATCAACCGGATAATTACCGCTTTCAACTGTGAAAATATTCCGCTTCCGAAACAGCATCCGAATTTGGAGAACGCCTTCATCATTTATCCTTTCAAAAATGCGCCGGAAACATTATCCGAAAACGAGTTTGTCGGAATCCGTCCCGAAGAAGTCAATTTTTTAGTTCAAAAAAAATGGAAAAGTCTGCTTCACAAAATGGTGGTTTTTCAGCCCGTCACTTTTTCCACGAAGCAGGATTACAATCTGCACCGGATTTTGAGAGCGATTGACAGAAATACGCTGGTTTCCAAACTGGATGAAAAAGATATTTGTGAAAAATCAGAATTTCTGAAACCGCCTTTCGAGGTTTTGAAACATTATAAAAATTACCCCCAAATCATCGAAAATACGGAAAGAATCATCGAACAGTGCCATTTTGAGTTTGATTTTTCCACGCCAAAAAACAAGAAGCACTTCACCGAAAGCAAGGAATCCGACGAGAAATTATTGCGAAAATTGGCTTACGAAGGTTTTAAAAAACGCTATTCCGAAGACAACGGAGTTGCCAAAAAACGCGTCGAAAAAGAACTGAAAGTCATCGACGAACTAAATTTTTCGGGATATTTTTTGATTACTTGGGATATTGTGCAATACAGCAATAGTCGTGGTTTTATGCATGTCGGTCGTGGTTCCGGTGCAAATTCCATTGTGAGTTACTGTCTGGGAATCACGGATATTTGTCCGATTGAACTCGACCTTTATTTTGAGCGTTTTTTGAATTTAAACCGAAAATCTCCGCCCGATTTCGATATCGACTGGAGTTGGAAGGAGCGCGACGAAATTCTCACCTATATTTTTGAAAAATACGGAAAAGACCATGTCGCTTTTTGCGGGACGAATGTGGAGTTTAAATACCGCTCGATTTTCCGCGAGGTAGGAAAAGCATTTGGTTTGCCGAAGGAAGAACTGGATGTTCTGGCGAAAAATCCGATGGCTTTGCACGATGACAACAAGGTGGTAAAACAGGTGCAGAAATATGGAATGTTGCTCGAAAAATTCCCGAACCAGCGCAGTATGCATTCGTGCGGAATTTTGATTTCCGAAGAACCGATAACGACTTATACCGCGCTGGAAATGCCACCAAAAGGTTTCCCGATTGTGCAGTTCGATATGCACACTGCAGAAGAAATCGGACTGGAAAAATTTGATATTCTATCGCAAAGAGGTTTGGGAACGATTGACGAAGCGGTTCGTTTAATCAAAAAAAACCAAGGAATTGAGGTCGATATCCGCGATACTTCGATTTCAAAAGATGAAAAAACCGCGAACGAATATTTGTCGAAAGGCAAGACTTTGGGCTGCTTTTACATCGAATCTCCTGCGATGCGCGGACTTTTAAGGCGTTTGAAATGCGACAATTACAAAACTTTGGTCGCCGCTTCGTCGATTATTCGTCCCGGAGTTGCACAGTCTGGAATGATGCGCGAATATATTTTCCGGCACAACAATCCAAATCAGTTTGACTATTTTCATCCGGTTTTTGAGGAGCAATTGGGCGAAACCTACGGAATTATGGTGTATCAGGAAGATGTGATTAAAATTGCGCTTCACTATGGCGGAGTTTCTGCGGAAGACGGCGATATTCTGCGTCGTGCGATGAGCGGAAAAAGCCGTTCCATAAAGAAGTTGCAGGAAGTAAAGGAACATTTTTTTGAATGTGCCAAAAAACAGGGACACCCCGAAAAACTTTCTGCAGAAGTGTATCGTCAAATTGAAAGTTTTGCAGGATATTCGTTCTGCAAGGCGCATTCCGCGAGTTATGCTGTGGAAAGTTACCAAAGTTTGTATTTAAAAGTTCATTTTCCCATAGAATTTATGGTCGCCGCGATTAATAACGGCGGTGGATTTTACAGAACGGAAGTTTATGTCCACGAATGCAGGATGAATGGCGGAATCATTCATAATCCTTGTGTTAATCAAAGTTTGTTTGAAACCACGGTTTACGGAAAAGATGTTTTTTTAGGACTGATGCACATTGAAAAACTGGAAAGCAGATTAGCGCAATTCATTCCCGAAGAACGGGAACGAAACGGCGAATTTACCTCGCTGGAAAATTTCATCAATCGTGTTCCAATCGGAATTGAAACCTTGCAGATTTTAATATTTGTCGGTGCATTTCGGTTTACCGGGAAACAGAAAAACGAACTGCTGATTGAGGCGAGGTTGATTATGATGAATTTCAAACCAGAACATCGCTTCCAATCTATTTTTGAAGAAGAACCGAGGAAAGATTACCGTTTGCCCAAATTGCAGAGAAACCGTTTCGAGGACGCTTTCGATGAGATTGAAATTTTAGGTTTTCCTGTTTCGTGCAGTCCGTTTGATTTGCTTCAGACAAAATACCGAGGTCCAGTAATGGCGAAAGATTTACTGAAATTCCACAAAAAGCAGGTAAAAATGTTGGCGTATCTCATCTCACGAAAACATGTTCCGACGAAGAAAGGCACGATGTATTTCGGAACCTGGATTGATGCAGAAGGCGAATATTTCGACACGGCACATTTTCCGGATAATTTGAAAGAATTTCCGTTTCAGGGTGGTGGTTGCTATCTGATTTTGGGACAGGTGGAAGTGGATTTTCATTTCCCGACAATTACTGTTTTAAAAATGGCAAAAATGCCTTTCATTCCCGATCCACGCTACGAATTCGATAAAGAAAAACGCTACGAAGTCCACCGAAAAATCAACGAAGATGTGAGCATGACCTGGCGAAAACCTTATCCGAGTGAACAGGAGATTGGTTTGCCGAGGGAGAAAATGAAAAATATTTGA
- the dinB gene encoding DNA polymerase IV, producing MNRSIVHMDLDTFFVSCTRLLDSRLEGVPVIVGGGERGVVASCSYEARRFGVHSAMPMKMALRLCPDAKVVKGDYELFSKKSNEVTEIIQENVPLMEKASIDEFYLDLSGMDKFFGCYKLTNEITQTITKETGLPISFALSTNKTVSKIGTGEAKPLGRLEIKSDLVQPFLNPLSIRKIPMVGSVTFQLLSRIGIRTIQTLSEMPVEVLQQMIGKNGSELWKKANGIDESPVIPYSERKSISKEHTFTEDTIDVENMRSLISGMVENLAFQLREQKLLTSIVTVKIRYANFDTETKQCRIPYNSADHTLLKYALELFKKLYTRRMRLRLIGVKFSGLVHGQHQMNLFEDTEELMNLYQAMDKMKKRFGSDAVQRASGYLV from the coding sequence ATGAATCGTTCGATTGTACATATGGATTTGGATACCTTCTTTGTTTCCTGCACCCGATTGTTGGACAGCAGACTGGAAGGCGTTCCCGTAATAGTAGGTGGTGGAGAAAGGGGTGTCGTCGCAAGTTGTTCTTATGAAGCGAGAAGATTTGGGGTGCATTCCGCAATGCCGATGAAGATGGCTTTACGGCTTTGTCCTGATGCAAAAGTGGTAAAAGGCGACTACGAATTATTCTCCAAAAAATCCAACGAGGTTACCGAAATCATTCAGGAAAATGTTCCCTTGATGGAAAAAGCAAGCATCGATGAATTTTACCTCGATTTATCGGGTATGGACAAATTTTTCGGATGCTACAAACTTACGAATGAAATTACCCAAACCATTACCAAAGAAACCGGACTGCCAATTTCCTTTGCACTTTCTACGAACAAAACCGTTTCAAAAATCGGAACCGGCGAAGCAAAACCTTTGGGAAGACTGGAAATTAAAAGCGATTTGGTTCAACCTTTTTTAAATCCTTTGTCCATCAGGAAAATTCCAATGGTGGGAAGTGTGACTTTTCAATTATTGTCGAGAATCGGAATTAGAACCATTCAAACTTTGTCGGAAATGCCTGTGGAAGTTCTGCAACAGATGATTGGGAAAAACGGAAGCGAACTATGGAAAAAGGCCAACGGAATCGATGAATCGCCCGTCATTCCTTATTCCGAAAGAAAATCCATTTCCAAGGAACATACATTTACGGAAGACACGATTGATGTTGAAAATATGCGGAGTTTAATTTCCGGAATGGTGGAAAATCTGGCGTTCCAACTGCGCGAACAAAAACTTCTCACTTCAATTGTCACGGTGAAAATCCGTTACGCCAACTTCGATACGGAAACCAAACAATGCCGTATTCCCTACAATTCTGCAGACCATACTTTGCTGAAGTACGCCTTGGAATTATTCAAAAAACTCTACACAAGAAGAATGCGTCTAAGATTAATCGGCGTCAAATTTTCAGGATTGGTTCACGGACAGCATCAGATGAATCTTTTTGAAGACACGGAAGAACTCATGAATCTGTATCAGGCGATGGACAAAATGAAGAAAAGATTTGGAAGTGATGCGGTGCAGAGAGCGTCGGGATATTTAGTCTAA
- a CDS encoding XRE family transcriptional regulator — protein sequence MSIFSDNIRVLRDRKNISQQKLADDLLITRSRYVKYEDGTSEPPLELLLRFSKYFNVSVDLLLSVDIRKYPLDDMLKVAENRILLPVTVDSKGDNKIEIVPEKASMGYLNGYNDPGYIESLQTLSLPFLRNGKYRAFPAKGDSMPPYKDGTYIVGKFVEDISELKTDKTYVFITVNDGIIYKRFQFHEGSSIWVKSDNNFYEPYKISLFDIYEIWEFACSINTEEYRPDEFENQNVREMFSEIKSEIKYISERINIKTK from the coding sequence ATGTCTATTTTTTCAGATAACATCAGGGTTTTGAGAGACCGCAAGAATATTTCCCAACAAAAGTTGGCGGACGACCTTTTAATTACCAGAAGCCGGTATGTAAAATACGAGGACGGAACTTCGGAACCGCCTTTGGAACTCTTGCTTCGCTTCTCCAAGTATTTTAATGTGAGTGTCGATTTGCTTTTGAGTGTCGATATTCGAAAATATCCTTTAGACGACATGCTGAAAGTGGCTGAAAACCGAATTCTACTGCCTGTCACAGTAGATTCTAAAGGTGACAACAAAATTGAAATTGTCCCCGAAAAAGCATCAATGGGCTATCTGAACGGTTACAATGATCCAGGTTATATCGAAAGTCTTCAAACTTTGTCGCTTCCGTTTTTAAGGAACGGGAAATACCGTGCTTTTCCCGCGAAAGGCGATTCGATGCCACCTTACAAGGACGGAACATATATCGTTGGGAAATTTGTGGAAGATATTTCGGAACTGAAAACCGACAAAACTTATGTCTTTATCACAGTAAATGACGGTATTATTTACAAGCGTTTCCAATTTCACGAGGGCAGTTCGATTTGGGTAAAATCCGACAATAATTTCTATGAACCATACAAAATTTCGCTGTTTGACATCTATGAAATTTGGGAATTTGCCTGCAGTATCAACACCGAGGAATACCGCCCCGACGAATTTGAAAACCAAAATGTGCGGGAAATGTTTTCTGAGATTAAGAGTGAGATAAAGTATATCAGCGAAAGGATTAATATTAAGACTAAATAA
- a CDS encoding transposase, whose translation MIPGNHHDLYDVEKQMEKMLDEIKKSNRRTDGLFLNADAGFDAESLRSYFTANEIFTNIDFNKRNGNISDREEILDRELYKRRFVIERMNAWIDGFKSLLVRYEKKESYWRNLHLIPFCSILIRKL comes from the coding sequence GTGATTCCAGGCAACCACCACGACCTTTACGATGTGGAGAAACAGATGGAAAAGATGCTGGATGAAATCAAAAAGTCAAATAGAAGGACGGACGGGCTGTTCCTAAATGCAGACGCTGGGTTTGATGCCGAAAGTTTGAGAAGCTACTTTACGGCGAACGAGATTTTCACCAATATCGACTTCAACAAAAGAAACGGAAACATTTCCGACAGAGAGGAAATCCTGGATAGGGAACTATACAAAAGAAGATTCGTGATTGAGCGGATGAATGCGTGGATTGACGGCTTCAAATCCCTATTGGTCAGATACGAGAAAAAGGAAAGTTACTGGAGGAATCTGCACCTTATCCCGTTCTGCAGCATCTTGATTAGGAAACTTTAA
- a CDS encoding helix-turn-helix transcriptional regulator, producing MNLSLSQFIKEKRKQLKLTQPELAERAGVGLRFIREMEQGKQTLRLDKVNQVLALFGSDSRQPPRPLRCGETDGKDAG from the coding sequence ATGAATCTTTCTTTATCACAATTCATAAAAGAAAAACGGAAACAACTAAAACTTACTCAACCCGAACTTGCGGAAAGAGCAGGCGTCGGCTTGCGTTTTATTCGTGAAATGGAACAGGGTAAGCAAACACTTCGGCTGGATAAAGTAAATCAGGTTTTAGCATTGTTCGGAAGTGATTCCAGGCAACCACCACGACCTTTACGATGTGGAGAAACAGATGGAAAAGATGCTGGATGA
- a CDS encoding tautomerase family protein codes for MPHIIVKLWKGKSETQKKKLAEALTNAAISVIGYDESSFSVAIEDVEPNDWKEKVYQSDIIEQKNKLYKSPGYKME; via the coding sequence ATGCCACATATAATTGTAAAACTTTGGAAAGGCAAATCAGAAACACAGAAGAAAAAACTTGCCGAAGCATTAACTAATGCAGCAATATCTGTTATTGGTTATGATGAAAGCTCCTTCTCTGTAGCTATAGAAGATGTTGAACCAAACGATTGGAAAGAAAAAGTATATCAGTCGGATATTATAGAACAGAAAAATAAGTTATACAAGTCACCGGGATATAAAATGGAGTAA
- a CDS encoding transposase, producing the protein MAITTRDSRPHSVHVFSATPFQATLVEQTFKHRFSKARIGKLVGDKAYDSDPLDKRMKRRGIELIAPHKRNRKRKKTQDGRKLRPYKKRWTIERFFAWLQNYRRCLVRWERKLENFQAFIFLASVIILLRYF; encoded by the coding sequence ATGGCAATCACCACAAGGGATAGCCGGCCACATTCGGTACATGTGTTTTCAGCCACTCCTTTTCAAGCCACTTTGGTGGAACAAACCTTCAAGCATCGCTTTAGCAAGGCCAGAATCGGTAAGTTGGTTGGTGATAAGGCTTATGACAGCGATCCATTGGACAAACGGATGAAGCGAAGGGGTATTGAACTTATTGCACCGCACAAAAGAAACCGCAAGCGAAAGAAAACACAAGATGGAAGAAAGCTAAGGCCTTACAAAAAGCGCTGGACCATAGAAAGGTTCTTTGCCTGGCTGCAGAACTATAGGCGCTGTTTAGTAAGGTGGGAACGAAAGCTCGAAAACTTTCAAGCGTTCATCTTTCTAGCTTCTGTCATTATCCTATTAAGGTATTTTTAA